A genome region from Brassica oleracea var. oleracea cultivar TO1000 chromosome C2, BOL, whole genome shotgun sequence includes the following:
- the LOC106327037 gene encoding symplekin isoform X4, which yields MVGAIMASSSYSRGKLQGLARSAKSATDLPPKLHRLRNLRRNLQGEASVFPAELLPLLFDLLSDQFGAARKFVAEILGEIGLNDVELLPEIVPLFIKSLQDDTPAVVRQVIASASALFPSTLHKFALQGLHSSELDELLQSSWTWMLKFKDEICSLAFKQGNSGVKLCAIKFVQALILLYTPDPSVSLESQDFNISILRGGHPVLNIGDLSIEASQKLASLLDQLRHPAAKSLNSSTIIFLINSLSSVAKKRPAYCGRILPVLLSLDAPSFLKGVHAAAANLALKTVFLSCLECTHPAAAPWKDRLIGALKEIEGGSRAEKAEDLFYATNGSIQDKDCVEDTKFQVSVEQNSLRANSVVAESNFGRKRSGSEYNIDLNGDALTGKRSRITPSVSGESTEGLNGNSVGSLPLVTSTSTGPSNSRGVSDTGPVQQLVAMFGALVAQGEKAIGSLEILISSISADLLADVVMANMHNILLNSSSYADGTDELVMNMSIVGSDAQIKYPPSFVAGVLSLSTAFPPVAALINPHTPKTENEGEELCVHHVDQPIFPSVDAVLASGLSASSVNEEGNIELPPNVDYRGNIESGIPGLDSSAQRYVLSEAPFTSVLGSTNVEAASKNQDTSASGELLLAVIPSVSVDKSEEFSPKATGIGSYSLVSSTATSLASAPQFVLPKISAPVVNLSDEEKDSLQKLVFLRIVEAYKQVSMSGGSQLRFSLLAHLGVEFPSELDPWKMLQEHILSDYLSHEGHELTVRVLYRLYGEAEAEQDFFSSTTAASAYESFLVAVAEALRDSFPPSDKSLSKLLGDSPFLPKSVLKLLESFCCPESGDKVEKDLPSGDRVTQGLSAVWSLILTRPGIRNDCLKIALQSAVHPLEEIRMKAIRLVANKLYSLSFITQQIEEFAKDKLFSVVSCISSERGGPETLSNDCVKPVSGAGMDSSLEATSVTEAQRCLSLYFALCTKKHALFVHVFSIYKDASDPVKQAIHRQIPILVRTMGSSSELLKIIADPPNGSENLLMQVLQTLTEAAKPSLELIHTIRKLFDTRIKDVEIIFPILPFMPRDDVLRVFPHMVSLPMEKFQVALSRVLQGPSQSGPVLSPSEVLIAIHSIDPARDGIPLKQITDACNTCFAQRQTFTQQVLAGVLNQLVQQIPLPMLFMRTVLQAIGAFPALSDFIMEILSRLVSKQIWKYPKLWVGFLKCAQSTQPQSYKVLLQLPPTQLGNALTKISSLRAPLAAHASQPDIQSSLPRSTLAVLGLVPDSQGTQTSQVQASETQESQVQASETQESQVQASETQESQVQASETQESQMQASETQEGQGKQQASESQEQTSPSQQVSVPLSHSETDHNQETSQVVASHSQSSPIATGRSETSQSQSSPIGAGQSEVSQTTQVSDSDPPLAPTSHTQTSDSQPDNEKMEEDTATSENERSEVDKSKESSAEEEEEE from the exons ATGGTGGGAGCCATCATGGCTTCTTCTTCGTATTCAAGAGGAAAGCTCCAAGGTCTCGCTAGATCCGCCAAATCAGCCACCGATTTGCCTCCGAAGCTGCACCGCTTGCGCAATTTGCGTCGGAATTTGCAAGGAGAAGCATCCGTTTTCCCGGCCGAGCTTCTTCCTCTCCTTTTCGATCTTCTCTCTGATCAATTCGGTGCTGCCCGCAAGTTCGTCGCCGA GATTCTTGGTGAAATTGGTTTGAACGATGTGGAATTATTACCTGAGATAGTTCCCCTTTTTATTAAGTCTCTCCAAGATGACACCCCCGCTGTCGTCAGGCAGGTCATCGCTTCTGCTTCTGCTCTCTTCCCTTCCACCCTCCATAAATTCGCACTTCAG GGTTTGCATTCTAGTGAGCTAGATGAGCTTCTTCAATCTTCCTGGACATGGATGCTTAAGTTCAAGGATGAAATATGCTCTTTGGCTTTCAAG CAAGGAAACAGTGGTGTAAAGTTATGCGCTATCAAATTTGTGCAAGCGCTTATTCTTTTGTATACACCTGACCCTAGCGTGTCTTTGGAGTCTCAAG ATTTTAATATTTCTATTCTTCGTGGGGGGCATCCTGTTTTGAATATCGGAGACTTGTCCATTGAGGCCAGCCAGAAATTGGCTTCACTGCTTGATCAGCTTAGGCACCCTGCTGCTAAATCTCTAAATAGCTCCACCATTATTTTTCTTATCAATAG TCTTTCATCAGTTGCAAAGAAACGTCCTGCATATTGTGGACGAATTCTGCCTGTTCTACTGAGCTTGGATGCCCCAAGCTTTCTCAAAGGAGTGCATGCAGCAGCAGCAAATCTTGCCCTCAAGACTGTTTTTCTCTCCTGCTTGGAATGTACACATCCGGCTGCTGCACCG TGGAAGGACCGGTTGATCGGTGCTCTGAAAGAGATAGAAGGTGGCAGTCGGGCAGAGAAAGCTGAAGATCTGTTTTACGCAACTAACGGAAGCATTCAAGACAAAGACTGTGTAGAGGATACAAAG TTTCAGGTATCAGTGGAACAGAATTCTCTCCGTGCAAATTCTGTTGTTGCGGAAAGTAACTTTGGTAGGAAAAGATCTGGATCGGAATACAATATTGATCTAAATGGAGATGCTTTGACTGGAAAACGATCAAGAATAACACCTTCTGTGTCAGGAGAATCTACTGAAGGATTAAATGGTAACAGTGTTGGCTCTCTACCTCTGGTTACTTCTACTTCAACTGGACCAAGTAATAGCAGAGGAGTGAGTGATACTGGACCTGTTCAGCAACTGGTTGCTATGTTTGGAGCATTGGTTGCCCAGGGTGAAAAAGCAATTGGATCTCTAGAGATCCTTATTTCTAGTATTTCTGCGGATCTGCTGGCCGATGTTGTGATGGCTAATATGCATAATATTCTACTAAATAGTTCCTCTTATGCTGATGGCACCGATGAGCTGGTGATGAACATGTCTATAGTTGGTAGTGATGCACAAATTAAATATCCACCATCGTTTGTGGCTGGTGTTCTTTCACTGTCAACTGCATTCCCACCAGTTGCTGCCCTGATAAATCCTCACACACCGAAAACGGAAAAT GAAGGTGAAGAACTCTGTGTGCATCATGTGGACCAGCCGATATTTCCGTCTGTAGATGCAGTTCTTGCAAGTGGCTTATCAGCCTCTTCAGTAAATGAAGAGGGCAATATTGAGCTTCCACCAAATGTGGATTACAGAGGGAATATAGAAAGTGGTATACCTGGACTAGATTCTTCTGCTCAACGTTATGTGTTATCAGAAGCCCCTTTTACTTCTGTATTGGGTTCGACAAATGTGGAGGCCGCCAGCAAGAACCAAGATACGAGTGCCAGTGGAGAACTTCTTCTCGCTGTGATTCCATCAGTGTCAGTGGATAAGTCTGAGGAGTTTAGTCCAAAGGCGACTGGCATAGGTTCTTACAGCTTGGTTTCCTCAACGGCAACTTCACTTGCTTCTGCGCCTCAGTTTGTCTTGCCTAAGATATCAGCACCTGTTGTCAACCTTTCTGATGAAGAGAAAGACAGTTTGCAGAAGCTGGTGTTTTTGCGCATTGTTGAAGCATATAAACAAGTATCAATGTCTGGTGGCTCACAACTTCGTTTTTCTCTTCTTGCTCACTTGGGAGTTGAG TTTCCTTCGGAGTTGGACCCTTGGAAAATGTTACAGGAACACATTCTCTCTGATTATTTGAGTCATGAG GGACATGAGTTGACTGTGCGGGTTCTCTACAGGCTATACGGGGAGGCAGAAGCAGAACAAGATTTCTTCTCGTCAACTACTGCTGCGTCTGCATATGAAAGTTTCTTGGTGGCTGTG GCTGAAGCACTTAGAGATTCTTTTCCACCGTCTGATAAATCGTTAAGTAAATTGCTCGGAGATTCTCCATTTCTGCCAAAATCAGTTCTGAAGTTGTTGGAATCGTTTTGCTGTCCTGAAAGTGGTGACAAGGTTGAAAAGGACTTACCTAGCGGAGACCGTGTTACTCAAGGCCTCAGTGCGGTTTGGAGTCTGATTTTAACTAGACCTGGAATCCGGAATGACTGCCTGAAGATTGCTTTGCAG AGTGCTGTTCACCCCTTGGAAGAGATTCGCATGAAAGCAATCCGCCTG GTGGCAAACAAGCTCTATTCTTTATCATTCATTACACAACAGATTGAGGAATTTGCAAAGGACAAGCTATTTTCCGTAGTGAGTTGCATTTCTTCAGAGAGAGGAGGTCCTGAAACGTTGAGCAATGATTGTGTAAAG CCGGTGAGTGGTGCGGGCATGGATTCGTCCTTAGAAGCAACTTCAGTAACCGAAGCCCAACGCTGCTTATCACTCTATTTTGCACTATGTACCAAG AAGCACGCCCTTTTTGTCCATGTGTTCAGCATTTACAAAGATGCATCAGATCCTGTTAAGCAG GCTATCCATCGTCAAATCCCAATACTAGTTCGTACTATGGGCTCATCATCTGAGCTTCTTAAAATTATAGCAGACCCACCGAATGGAAGTGAGAACCTTCTAATGCAG GTTCTTCAAACCCTCACTGAGGCGGCTAAGCCTTCTTTAGAGTTGATACATACCATAAGAAAGTTGTTTGATACAAGAATAAAG GATGTAGAAATTATTTTCCCAATATTGCCGTTCATGCCAAGAGACGAT GTTCTACGTGTTTTCCCTCATATGGTCAGTCTTCCTATGGAGAAATTCCAAGTCGCACTCTCTCGTGTCCTGCAG GGACCATCTCAGTCTGGTCCAGTGCTTTCTCCATCAGAAGTTTTAATTGCTATCCATAGCATCGACCCAGCGAGAGACGGAATACCGCTTAAACAG ATCACAGATGCATGCAATACCTGTTTCGCACAGAGGCAGACATTCACTCAACAGGTTTTAGCCGGCGTTCTGAACCAACTG GTCCAGCAAATTCCGCTGCCAATGTTATTCATGCGTACAGTTCTACAAGCTATCGGTGCTTTTCCAGCTCTG TCCGACTTTATCATGGAGATCCTTTCTCGTCTCGTTAGCAAACAG ATATGGAAATATCCGAAACTGTGGGTAGGATTCTTGAAATGTGCCCAGTCAACACAGCCTCAATCATACAAGGTCTTACTACAG CTTCCTCCAACTCAGCTGGGAAATGCATTGACTAAAATCTCATCCTTAAGAGCTCCTCTGGCCGCGCATGCCAGCCAGCCAGATATTCAGTCTTCACTTCCAAG ATCTACATTGGCTGTTCTTGGACTTGTCCCTGATTCTCAGGGAACACAGACGAGTCAAGTACAAGCAAGTGAAACACAAGAGAGTCAGGTGCAAGCGAGTGAGACACAAGAGAGTCAG GTGCAAGCGAGTGAGACACAAGAGAGTCAGGTGCAAGCGAGTGAAACACAAGAGAGTCAGATGCAAGCCAGTGAAACACAAGAGGGTCAGGGAAAGCAGCAAGCAAGCGAGTCGCAAGAGCAAACGAGCCCGTCTCAGCAAGTCTCCGTACCATTGAGTCACTCTGAAACAGATCATAATCAGGAAACCAGTCAGGTGGTTGCCAGTCATTCTCAAAGCAGTCCTATAGCTACGGGCCGGTCAGAGACGAGTCAGTCTCAGAGCAGTCCCATTGGTGCGGGTCAGTCTGAAGTGAGTCAGACCACCCAAGTGTCGGACTCGGATCCTCCTCTAGCACCAACGAGCCATACCCAGACATCAGATTCTCAACCCGATAATGAGAAGATGGAAGAGGACACAGCAACCTCGGAAAACGAGAGGTCTGAAGTTGACAAGTCAAAGGAATCTTCTGCAGAAGAAGAAGAAGAAGAGTGA